The nucleotide sequence GAGATATGTCTCTACGATACCATGACATTTACTTCTTGAATATATAACCCTTTTTATTATCATGTTGTTTTTCAAAATGGAGTTACTAGTAGCTCTCAATCATATCttcgcatgatcaagtcccttacGAGACTTATTTCATATGTATTGCATTAtttcgaactgttccaccataatCCATTGTACTATGTCATCTCTGATTATATCTCCATTACACTATTGTCTTTTGTGGGATGAAATCAGATTATGATCTCTTCATGTATGGCCTCTACTAGCACATTATAGGGCCTTTACCATCTCTTATTGTATTCGATCTTTTGGCAATTGATTATCGTCTGCTCGCTCTTGGAACACACATGGACGAACCATAGCTCTAGGATAATCCGACACCTAGTAACTCTTGAAGTCCACTGACCTTGCTAAAATTAGTGTGTCATTATCTTGATCCACGACCCTTAACCCGAGCATAATTTTCATTATGCATAACTTCTTTTGTAGTAACTTGAATAGTAGCATTATGATATATTTATCAAGAGTACCCAACTTTGTGTCCTGTTACCTCATGATAAAGTCTTATGACTCCAACTTCATCTATATAAGTTTGTCACTTGAGTCCATTTATCAATTGCTTCTCCGCAATAAGGTATATGTGTCTCAAAGCTCCTTTTGACTTTAGCACCATGTAAAAAGAGTTCGCTCCATCAGAacgaatgacctatgaaataggaTCGAGGGTCCGACGAGGGCCATACAACCTCCTCGCACCCCCTCTTCGCTATTGGCCAAGGCAAAGAAGAAGGGGGGTAGCTCGCTCTCATGGCTAGCAATGACGATAGAGGTCGATGAGTTGATAAGCGATAATGATAAGACAATCAAACACGAGATGAAAGGGGGTAAAAGTATGACTAAGGTTGGCACAAATGGAGGCACAACCAAATGCCGATAGAGGTGCGATATGGTAAAATGACCTTTTTTATGCAACCAAACATGCTCTTTTCAAACTATACTAAATGAGAAATTAAGAAAGTTAAAGttttttaattatcatatatatatatatatatatatatatatatatatatatatatatatatatatatatatatatatatatatatatatatatatacttgtcaaAATTTGTCATTCCGAGCGGCGAATTTATATATACGCTTAGCCACCACAAGAGCTGAGAAAGTCCGTAACCCGTCATCGCATCCCTCGCGGCTTCCATTGTTTGCTGATTCTTCCTCAACTTCGAGTCGAACATCACCATGTCTTCGACAGTCCGAATGATAGGCAAGTGCTCGTCGCCACTCTCCCTTCTATCTCACTCGATCGATCCTTTTCCTCCTCCAATTTCTACTAACGCCTTTCTGTTCCTGCCTTCCCGATCGACCGACATCCAACACAGACATCGCCGTCAACTTCACAGGTTCACCTCCCATCATCAGCGCAATAAAGGTCATACCTTTTGTTCCTTCATCCTAAACCTTGTTGAGTGCCCTGCAGATTACATGTTCAAGGGGATCTACAATGGCCGGCAGTGCCATGCCGCCGACATCCCCGCCGTACTTGCTCGGGCGTGGAGCGCCGGCGTCGACCGTATCATCGTAACTACTGTTTCTGCTGCTTTGGCTcctcatatgtatgtatatattcctCATTTGACTTTTGGGTATAGGTCACAGGAGGTTCTCTTCAGGAATCCAAGGAAGCCCTCGCCATCGCAGAAACCGATGGTTGGTTCAGTGTCACCTGCTCTGACTCCTGCGTTATTTAGTTCAGCTATGTGCTTGCTCattaggtgtttgatgtaatgttcatAATGTCCAGGACGGCTCTTCTGCACGGTTGGGGTTCATCCTACTAGATGCAAGGTGGCCAATCTGCTTCACTGCATCAGTAGAAGAGTTACCACCTGTCGGTGATATTTTTTTGGATCTTTGATTGAGTGACCAGGTATTTTGTTACTCAGGAATTTGAAGAGAGTGGGGATCCAGAGCAACATTTCCAGGCGCTTGTGTCATTAGCTCGGGAGGGTATTCAGAAAGGGAAGGTAGGCCTCAAAATAACATGACATTGTTAGTGGCAGGACATATTTCTGTTATATCTTTTGCTGTCTCTGTTATGAATTTAATTGTTATGAAATGAGATGCTGTTAAATAGCAATCTGACTGCTTGCTCTCCTTGTATATTCTCTATACGTTCCTCTTGTTTACAATGTTTAGATAGGTCAATTCAGAAAAGTTATAGGATACTTGGCAACATAGTTGCTCCATGGCAGGAGAAGACATTGTAGACCAGCACTGAGTTATGACCTTTTAAAAGCATATTTTCTTGCTGTTTCACTGATTGTAGATATCTAGTAGGAGGATAGGAAACATCATCTTCTTTCTCCCAATGAAATGGATAAAATGCTTATATTACTCAGCTGAACTTCAACACTTGACAATACATGATATGTCACAGAAACTGTTTGCTACTAGTTTTTGGATTATCAATGTCGCACCATTATCCTACAGTTATACGTCAATCTTAAAATAAACCCGTTTTTCTATTTGTTTCTGAAGACTTAACTGTATCTAGGTGGTGGCAATTGGAGAATGTGGACTGGACTATGACCGGCTTCAGTTTTGCCCTGCTGATATACAAAAGAAGTATGCTGAAAATTTAATGGACCATTTTGCAGATTTACTTGTGAAATACATATAACAAGCACTGAAGAAGACATGCATATGTTCATTTACATATTTTAGTTCACATTTCTGTGATCTTTAACATCTACAACAAAGTTATGGATGCCATGTCTCTATCACAGAAGTTTATGCTATGAAATGATCGAAATGTGGGATATAACTGCTTTAGTTTCAGGTAGATTTGATATTCAAGTCTCTGGTAACCACAAAAGTGGGCATCCAATAACAGTCCAATGCGAAATAGATTGTTGAATTTGAGCCTATAATATGTGTTCACTTTTGCCCTTAATTACTAATTGATATGCTCGAAGGTGTCTAAATTAaaatcattctctctctctctctctctctctctctctctctctctctgtctctgaaGTTTGCAGGCATGTTTATGCCTCCATTTTGCCAAAAGACCATGTATGGATAGGACACATGCAATACAGACATATACCACAGATAGTTACATATACAAGCATTCTCAATCATTGATGTACAATGTTTGCAAGATAGATGCTTATTGCGTCTTCACTTTTGTACGCTAGTAATGCATCGAATGTTTCCAACTAGGTACTTCGAGAAGCAATTCGAACTGGCAGAAGCTGTCAAACTGCCTATGTTTCTGCATATGCGTGCTGCTGCTGAAGACTTCTGTGACATTCTCGCTCAAAATAAGGAAAGGTTGCTTAAACTGCAAATTGATTATCTTAAGCTTGtatcttttatatttatttttactttttatttatctGCACATAGTCGTTGTAACTTCAAGTAAATGACTAAATCAGGTCAGACAATTTTTAGTTATATAAAAGTTTAAACAAGACTGACAAGAATGTGTCGATGAACCCTTTGCAATCCATGTAATTAGGGTTGAAATAATGGAAAAAGTTTCTTTGCTTGCAAGGGTAAGATGGAGTATGTTCTCTCCCTAGGCCCCATATAGGCAGGAACCTTCTCTTTtcacgagaaaaaaaaaaaaaaaaactaatgagGCATAGTCCTTAATAAACTGTTTACCAATTAGTAAAGTTATTGTGCCTTCCTTTTGAATGTAAAAGATTATGCACTTTTACTAGAGGATAGAACTAGCTAATAGCCATGAAATCACAATCTCAACGTTGTTAAACAAAGGAACATATGATCAAAAAACAAGATAATAACatttaatgataaaaaaatgttAAATGAAACATTTACACAAAAATAGAATAttctaataacaaaaaagaaCAAGGCAAAAAGCAGAGTGTAGAAAATGGGGAAAACAAAAGAGCAATGAAAAGAAAGATCTGTGCAGTTCATGCTAAATTGAGTAGTTACATGTTTTAAtgcttaattatttatatttctgTAATATACAGTGAAAGAAGGATATAAAAACTCACTCAATTGTTTGATCCCTTTTAATAACTTTGCCATCTTAGGCACTCTAGTGATTGAGATGGCCGTACATGGTTATATCTGTTTGCTTGACAGGTTCATTTCTGGGGTTGCTCATTCGTTTACTGGAAGTGCAGAAGATCGTGACAGGCTCTTGTCATTTGAAAATCTTTTTATAGGTGACGATTCTATCTACCACTACAATGAGTCTGAGTTTTAGCACTGTTACATACTTCAACATGTCTGTAGAGGCCATCTAATAACCCAGTGGTtctattttgaaaattttcttctctcATTGATCTTTTAAAGGCAGTAGATCTGACTTTACTCTTTTAGTAGCCTCCTAGCTCTATATTCATACACATTGCATGATCATCTGATATGTTTATATTTCTTGTTTTGTAGTTTAAAGGTGTCCTTTCTCATTACTTATATTTGCATATTTTGTAGCTAAGTATTATTCTTATCTTGGACATGATTTGGATTAAGGTCAAAAGTCAGTCTCAAATATAATCATGTTTTTCGTAAGCGATAAGTTCCTTTATCTGTTCTTGCTGTTGATCATAGGCATTAATGGCTGCTCTCTGAAGACACATGACAATCTTGATGTTTTAAGGGGCATTCCTGTTGAGAGGATGATGATAGAGACAGACTCACCGTACTGTGAAATCAGGACTACTCATGCTGGAAGGCAATTTGTTAAATCAGATTGGCCttctaagaaaaaagaaaagtatGATCATGACTCTACAGTAAAAGGTCGCAATGAGCCTTGTTTTGTTAGGTAATTGAGATTTACTTTATTTTGTTATGCCATCATTTAATTTCTTTTAACGGTTCTCATAAGGCCATGAATTCAGTTTAATGATCTGATTTTTAGTGACGCTTTCTAATTTTTAAGACATATCTAAATCCTTTCTTAGTTACAGAACATGTAGTGCTGACATTGTCTTAATCTAAATCCCTTCTGAACTGTGGAACATTATAATCTTTGTCTTTCTTAGTGTTTTTGTACTTGTAGAACAGAAGTTCCTACAATTTTTCCAACAGAGATGCCTATGATGTCGTGGCTCGATGTCTCAGAAGATCTATACTAGCTTGCTAGATTTTGCACTTTAATTCTGGCTAATCGATCATATTCAATCATGGCATGAGAGTCCCACCTGTGTTCAATTGTTTGCCTGATATGCTACTCCCAGAGACATCCCTTTATTCATCACTTAACTGGAGTCCTTGATGCTACCCACCAGAAATTTCATGATCCTTGTGGGAAATTGAGTCTGTCTTGAATCTTCTTACTGCAATTTTAGTGTCGGTTATTTAGAGGCATGTTCTGGTAAGACTTATAAGTTGAGGTCTCAAACATACATTTCTTGGAGAGAAAAAGGTTAACCTAATACTTGAGAATAAAACACAGAGATCAAGTAGTTTTATAGGAAATTGAAAATCAATTAGTTAAACTCATTATGGTGGAACCTTGGTCATTTTTGCTTAGTTGACCTTTGGGATACCTGTCTTCCAAGCCATTTGTAGTTTCAGTTTCTTTTTATGCAAATCAGGAAAGTCATAGTCTGTTTGAACCGTCATATTGTAGCTAGTATATTCTTCAGCGGGTGCTAATTATCGTATTGAAAGAACTATGCTATAAGTATGGCATCATGTCTTTGGTATGAACTTTCTTCTCGTTTATTTGAGCACctgatataaaaataatgaatcttTGCTTGCCAGGCAAGTCCTTGAAGTTGTAGCTGGCTCTAGAGGCATTGGTGATTTAGAGCACCTGGGCAAAATTTTGTACCACAACACATGCAGGTAATTTTTATTCTTGAGAATGTCTCAAGCTGACCTTAAATCTAAAGAAAAATTCTACCAGAGCAAAGAGAAAGAACTACACAATACAATATGTTTTGAGGTCTTCCATTACTGCTATTCCTTGTAAAGATCACATTCTTTTTTTATCTCGCGCTAATTATCTGAAAGTTCAGAGTTTTTACCCAGTTCTTGTAAAATTATCATGTTAGGCCAATCTTTTTGCTATCTAGGGTTCATGTGCTCTGTTGAGTCAGATGTTTGTCCGAGTGTTTTGTGCTAGCCGTAAAGGATAATGTTCATACAGTTTAATTTAAACTCTATCTATGAAGGAGTACCAAATTTTCCTACCAAATTATTAATCAGTGTTTGGTCGATTGGTTACAAATTGGACTTAAGAAATTCCTTTGTAAATCTGACTTCATTTGCACcatgttctttcttctttctaGGAAAAGAATAATACTTCTCTAGAGTTCTCTTCTTTACTGTGCTTGTTTCTTGTAGGGTCTTCTTCCCCAATGATTTGGATACAGCAGCAGATGCTCTTCTTGAAAGCGGCCATAATGTACAGTGACAAACAACCGGAAGTGCTTCATTGACAGAGGAATGGTGCATCTAGCATCGTCCGGCAGCAACCGCCTAGGCATCCATTTCTTTTGAGAATGAACAACATGATAATTTTCCTTTACTCTTAGGATGCTTATCGCTCCGGGTGATGGCATTTCTTTTCTATGGCACTCATGGAATGAGTTAGAAGGTCTTGCAGTTAACTTTTTGTAATTCTATGACGCACATGTTTTCCGATTAGATATGTAATTTTATTACTAAAACTTACACACATTTCTTATATGCAAGCTGTCTTAAttattgaaatatgcaagatTATATTAGCGTATCCTGAGTTTGACCGGCAACCAAATATCCATATATTTAACAGAAACAGATCAGatgattatataatatttttcttttaattatatcATCTGAGATGATGTTGATGGATGATCTTTAAATTATACCATTTGAGCTTTAATCAATCTTAGAGCATATTAACATATCTCATATCATATCCATCTAGTTTCCTACAAGGAACCCAAACCCAAACCGAAACCTAACTAACTGTCTTGGTTTGGGGGAACACAATCTGAGTACCTATTTTTCTATGTAAATCCattctaaacccgataaaagcttATCCAAACCCGGTTAAAATGGATGCAATATGACCAATATCATTACCGTTTAACAACCATCCGCTGACTACCTATCCAAATCCAAAACTCAGCATCTACTTAGACACTAAATCATTCTATCCAAACTCAATCTAAACCCGACTAAAGAATACCTTAACACCCGAACAAGGTTGTCGTTAATTCAATATGGTCCCCCATCAACCGGTGTGGTAGTGATGACCTGCTTCTATAACCACACACAAACGCGTCTTCCTCCGCCTTATCGGTCACTCCGCAACCACCACCATGAAAACACTTCTTGGTGCTGGGTGGTCTCCCAGGCTCCCTTCCTGCCCTCTTCGACTCCTACAACCATCTAAAGCACCGGTTTCGCTCCCTCGATGTCAAGGAGACTCGCGGAACGAGACGAGCGGCGGGAAGAGCGATCTGAGCATCGGCTCTCCCATCGTCGTCGTTGAGGCCCCGCCGACGCTCAAGACAGCCACTGCCATGTCTTCGCTTCGGATCAACGCCGGGCTGGTCAAGCAGGGCGATGTCGGCAGGTAGGAGGAGTTGGTCTCAAAGTTGAATCCTGTAACTAAGCTAGTCGACGATGCAAAACTAGTGGCAGAAGTTAATCTCTGCGTTATGGATGTAAAAGTAGCACAAAATAATGAGCCAAAGCATAGTTATGTGCAATTTAAGAGATGGAAATACAAGGAAAGAGAACATAGCATCAAATTCGTAGGCATCCACCAAAATTTAATGAAGCTCAGAACAGTTTATTTGGCTACTTTATGCAATGTAAAATTGTTGATTTCAGCTCGCATCTGCGTGAAAAAGGTTATTACTAGTAGAATGAAAGTAGATCTGGAAATAAACAAGTTACTTCTTCTTACTTGTACTGCAGAATCATAGCGAGGAAGCCGAAAGACGTATGGGCGGTCCGCCTGGCGATCGGAACATATCTCATAGATGGAAAGTATTTCAAGCCATTAGATGTCGATGAATGAGATCCACATCTGTATTCTACGAAATGTTATCAGAGTATTGAATGCATTTGCAAATTTCATATGCTCTTTATAGTCTGTTCTCATTATCAGATTTAAAGCATGTAATTTTAACAAGAGCACCGCAGATCAAAACATCATAAAGCCAATTGCAACTTTGGTGGACAGAACAGATTGGTGATCACGAAAGTTACCAGTTGCTGATACCCAATGGCATCACAGAgagggaagagaagagagagatgtAACCCCAGTGGTAGCAGCATCTTGCCGTTTTCCTCGTAGAACATGCGTTGCTCGGTTTGCACTCCTATCCTCCACTGCCAATGGAAGGGCCTTCATGAGACGGTGAGCCGAACAAGACTCTCGATGATGCGGGAATTGGGAGGATCTCAATGTGTAGTGACCGGACGTCAACGTCGGATTCTGCTTGTTTTTCCATCGAATCGGAGTTTAGCTTTCTCGATTTGCTCGCATGCTCTCGGCACACTCCTCGAAGATCAAGACTGCCATGAGCAGAACTATTCCGACGTCCCTGTTCTTCCCTGGAATCTTAATTTAGCTTTCTCAAAGTTTCTAACATCGCACTCCTCCGTTCGTCAAAGACGAAGACTTCTACCCATTTGACATTGCTCAGCACAAAGCCGCCGACCTCTTCCAAGACGGTCAATTACCACAAGAATGTCTCTCATACAGATCGCATCCACCTATCTTATCAGTTCCCCGCTCGTATCCTCTTCGAATCCCCAATCTTCCTCACCCTCAAATCTCTCGACAGCGAAAAGAAGAGATCCATAAATCGTCACCAGAAAACACACACAATCAAAAGAAGAGATCAATTACCATGAGAAGGTCATTCATCTTCGACGGAGGAGCTCCAGACGAATCGGGCGATCTACCGGACAAGAAACCCCAACTCGGAACCAAGGATGGGATTTGAAACCAACCGACGGGGTT is from Musa acuminata AAA Group cultivar baxijiao chromosome BXJ3-8, Cavendish_Baxijiao_AAA, whole genome shotgun sequence and encodes:
- the LOC103993976 gene encoding protein CHLORORESPIRATORY REDUCTION 42, chloroplastic; the encoded protein is MKTLLGAGWSPRLPSCPLRLLQPSKAPVSLPRCQGDSRNETSGGKSDLSIGSPIVVVEAPPTLKTATAMSSLRINAGLVKQGDVGRIIARKPKDVWAVRLAIGTYLIDGKYFKPLDVDE
- the LOC135645196 gene encoding uncharacterized protein LOC135645196 — protein: MSSTVRMIDIAVNFTDYMFKGIYNGRQCHAADIPAVLARAWSAGVDRIIVTGGSLQESKEALAIAETDGRLFCTVGVHPTRCKEFEESGDPEQHFQALVSLAREGIQKGKVVAIGECGLDYDRLQFCPADIQKKYFEKQFELAEAVKLPMFLHMRAAAEDFCDILAQNKERFISGVAHSFTGSAEDRDRLLSFENLFIGINGCSLKTHDNLDVLRGIPVERMMIETDSPYCEIRTTHAGRQFVKSDWPSKKKEKYDHDSTVKGRNEPCFVRQVLEVVAGSRGIGDLEHLGKILYHNTCRVFFPNDLDTAADALLESGHNVQ